The Apium graveolens cultivar Ventura chromosome 3, ASM990537v1, whole genome shotgun sequence sequence TTCTTACACTTTTAATTAACATGTACATAGCTTTCAGCACACTCATATGGCAATTAGAAAACAATACTGAACAAGTTGTAGATCAAATGCCACATTTATGCAAAGATTGtaagaaaaataaaaagttcaCTTGCCACAACTCCTATCAAAATATTCTAATTTCCAGATAAGTAAAAATGCAGCCATGAAATACAAGTGTTATATTGCAATTACAAGCACATTATGGTCTAATTTAAAGATGATACCTTTACCGAGAACAATAATGACTTCTATTATTAGAACAAagcaaaaaaagaaaagaaaagttaCCTGTTTTGCCATGCTACAGGCTTTGTCAGAGGAGTTAAGAATCTCATAGTAGAAGACTGAGAAATTGAGTGCTAGCCCCAACCTTATTGGATGAGTTGAAGCCAAATCTGCCGCTGCAATATCCTTCAAGAACAAAATACAACAAAATAAACACAACAATTTTGCAACACCTATAGTACATTTTAATACCTAATATACATATATTACTTACATTGCTTCTTATAGCTCTGTAAACTTAATCTAGTATGAAAATCCACAAATGCTTATGACATTTAAATCCGAGTTCATAAGTAAACCACCACAAAACAACTAATAAATTAAACACACAACAAAATCCAAGCTAAATTAAACATTCTCAAACAAGAATTCACAAAAGCCCTGAAATTTACCTAAACTTAAACCAAGTAAATGTTTTTCAAAGCTTTTGCTACGGACAATTATGTAAATACAAAGTAAAACATTAATTCACATAACTATTGATCGAACTTATTAATCATAAACCAACAATTAAATTAACACATAAATACAAAGTAAAACATTAATTCACATAACTATTGATCAAACTTATTAATCATAACCGAACAACTAAATTTACACATAAAAACCCCAGCTTAATCACAAATTCACAAAACCCCTGAATTCACCAAAAGTAAACACTAATTCTCGAAATACCTGAGCAGCCTTATACAAACTTATTAATCATAACAGAAAAACCAAATTAACACATAACAAAACCCGCTCAACTACAAATCCACAAAACCCCTAAATTCACCATAATTAAACACCTGAGCAGCCTTAAACGAATCTATGAATCGAACTCCATAAtcataacaaaaaaattaaatcaacacATAACAAAACCCGAACTTAATCATAAATACACAAAACCCCTAAATTCGCCAAAATTAAACTTCAATTCACGAAACTACCTGAGCAGCCTTATACGAATTCATCGTATCCTCCGCGCACTGCTTCCTCTCATCTCCAATCTTAAACTCCGCCATATACCTATGATAATCCCCTTTCATCTTCAAATAAAACACCTTCGCCTCACTCGTCTTCGCCGACGGCACCAAATGCTCCTCCAACAGCTTCAAAATGCCTCCACAAACTTCCGAAAGCTCCGATTCAACTTTCGATCTATAATCCTTGACCAGCACCACATGATCCTCGTTCTTCCTCGACTCCTCTTTCTGCTCAATTGACGAAACGATCCGCCACGCCGCTCGGAGCGATCCGATCACGTTTTTGTACGCGACGGAGAGTAAATTACGCTCTTCAACTGTTAATTCAGACTCCGGAGATAAACCTAGAACGAGTTTCTCCATGAATTG is a genomic window containing:
- the LOC141711361 gene encoding 14-3-3-like protein G-BOX factor 14 lambda, whose product is MADITMTENLTRDQYVYLSKLAEQAERYEEMVQFMEKLVLGLSPESELTVEERNLLSVAYKNVIGSLRAAWRIVSSIEQKEESRKNEDHVVLVKDYRSKVESELSEVCGGILKLLEEHLVPSAKTSEAKVFYLKMKGDYHRYMAEFKIGDERKQCAEDTMNSYKAAQDIAAADLASTHPIRLGLALNFSVFYYEILNSSDKACSMAKQAFEEAIAELDTLGEESYKDSTLIMQLLRDNLTLWTSDIPDQLDE